A window of Corallococcus macrosporus DSM 14697 contains these coding sequences:
- a CDS encoding Uma2 family endonuclease produces the protein MIQEQPVITVREERDTGMGHETKRPATYEDLIALPEHQVGQIIDGELIAQPRPASRHARASSALLAGLFTPFDLGQGGPGGWWILDEPELHFGADVLVPDLAGWRRDRMPEVPDAPYFTLAPDWVCEVLSPSTAALDRSRKKRIYAREGVGHVWLVDPQARTLEVFRLSGGRWLEQGTWSEDERVRAEPFEAMELELGVLWLQEAKAK, from the coding sequence ATGATTCAGGAGCAGCCGGTCATCACGGTGAGAGAGGAACGGGACACGGGAATGGGCCACGAGACGAAGCGCCCGGCGACCTACGAGGACCTGATTGCGCTGCCGGAGCATCAGGTGGGGCAGATCATCGACGGGGAGCTGATTGCCCAGCCGAGACCGGCCAGCCGGCACGCGCGGGCCAGTTCAGCGCTGCTCGCCGGGCTGTTCACTCCCTTCGACCTGGGGCAGGGCGGCCCTGGAGGCTGGTGGATCCTGGATGAGCCGGAGCTGCACTTCGGCGCGGATGTCCTGGTGCCGGACCTGGCGGGCTGGCGCCGCGACCGGATGCCGGAAGTCCCGGATGCGCCCTACTTCACGCTGGCTCCGGACTGGGTCTGCGAGGTGCTCTCGCCCTCCACTGCTGCCCTGGACCGCTCGCGCAAGAAGCGCATCTACGCGCGGGAGGGCGTCGGGCATGTCTGGCTCGTGGACCCCCAGGCGCGGACGCTGGAGGTGTTCCGGCTGAGCGGGGGCCGGTGGCTGGAACAGGGGACCTGGTCGGAGGACGAGCGCGTCCGCGCCGAGCCCTTTGAAGCCATGGAGCTGGAGCTCGGCGTCTTGTGGCTGCAGGAGGCGAAGGCGAAGTGA
- a CDS encoding AAA domain-containing protein, translating into MSPEPRNRVLEKMLERLYAALASGPSLNSRPHNSRQRVDLATLSRLDGTAPHAVLAALLGEKAQTRLVVKPPPPEVRARKGSAQARSARAQDDVDTLNAAAQAARALDESPVPSRDAASDATLAPDTTEGPSSAAASDTAPSLDEDRVPSSAAASDATPSRDEDRVPSSAAASDATLALDTTARSEDAPPPDDAPSQSRAEEEQQVLLRKLATIVEDARTFEQDTGAHVLHVGFPLLHLPPGTKDKRGFGTRRILAPIAFVPVRLTLKKGRVPSVELEGAEAGADRVAPNTALLAWVEQQTGQRIGDVFADEAGQDPWRELNELVAAVCNALELPAPAPFTPETLLAPVPRGDDAQPQAAVLPSAVLGLYPLSNQSLVDDMRALLDGEPISGPLESFLRVDVSLGEHVGHGGNEPNLEGHKRAGEERLVTLADPCQARAVRLARSSRGLVIHGPPGTGKSQTIANAIGDHLARGERVLLVCDKRTALDVVKHRLDHLGLGHLCAVVHDAQRDQRDLYMGIREQLDSLPDARTDAAVPKELARIDAELQSLHDELTAADRALSERPAGGTAPSFHELVGQWFSVDAPTALTPAVASLANARLADVTTREREVREALERGGKEGYPENPWREALGEDLATYLATPMATYRERLSAVDSAARDADALASPDVPVFGADPRAEGAARAAFAEKLAPLLESARPEVLARWGSATPDAVRAARTQLDGLTAQRQVLAEGPLDAELALVHREQPQALGVLATAMAALGSYLDIARKWYAFFYFARKAGARRVLQQFGLTLSVLAAERVTRFFTGVKARALLTDYHRTTLVPGDTGALTDEALTQTLRTHAALFDLLEELERTPLLASCRDAVRAALTADAGARAALVAGLRQSAARGEALARLEARLGEAELFSAPWLDARSRGLRAGERLATTSAALLSRLPTVEGLLRMRAVLAGMPPALESAVERLARQGAEADAGWRAVLKATLAAEVSARLREEPALQHIDAERVRAAHSHYRMLEEKKRGLVRDALVHRWTQRQRERLLAGTGGRLNGQGAELRRRLMLRGERAMRVRQVIATGQAIEGGDPLFDVRPVWMASPQTVAQIFPRRPIFDVVIFDESSQCRLEEALPVLTRAHRVVIAGDPKQLPPTRFFESAVVQSAEQEAETEQGLFEEQQAEVEDLLTAALNLDIDQCYLDVHYRSQNADLIAFSNDHFYDKRLQAIPAHPSNRVPRAPLRLLPVTGTYEKRTNLVEARAVGSLVKELLSRAEPPSIGIACFNLTQRDTINDVLDEMAASDAAFAARLAEARVRRGSGSFEGLFVKNLENVQGDERDHLIISTTYGPDRQGRFYRRFGPLGSAGGGRRLNVLVTRAREQIHLVTSIPREVYQSMQPLEAGRQPNGGWLLFAYLRFAEALEADYSREARREAEAEGTTPQPAQAAEVSVRPTEAGSTFAQALAGHLATWHRVSSQVHWGNDGFCVDLALQHPTRPGDVTVGLLCDGTRYPKAVDRVEWDLFRTGVLEAQGWQLVRMWTPSFFRDPEGTTTQVLQAAGDKLMREPSTSPQAATSARGVVH; encoded by the coding sequence TTGTCGCCCGAGCCCCGCAACCGCGTCCTGGAGAAGATGCTCGAGCGGCTCTATGCCGCGCTCGCATCCGGCCCCAGCCTCAACAGCCGTCCACACAACAGCCGCCAGCGCGTGGACCTCGCCACGCTGAGCCGCCTGGATGGCACCGCGCCGCACGCCGTGCTGGCCGCACTGCTTGGAGAGAAGGCCCAGACCCGGCTCGTGGTGAAGCCGCCGCCTCCCGAAGTTCGCGCACGCAAGGGCTCCGCCCAGGCCCGCTCCGCGCGCGCTCAAGACGACGTTGACACGCTGAACGCGGCGGCCCAGGCCGCGCGTGCACTGGACGAGTCCCCCGTCCCATCCCGCGATGCGGCGTCCGACGCCACGCTTGCACCGGACACAACCGAAGGACCTTCCAGCGCCGCGGCTTCCGACACCGCGCCTTCACTGGACGAAGACCGCGTCCCTTCCAGCGCCGCGGCTTCCGACGCCACGCCTTCACGGGACGAAGACCGCGTCCCTTCCAGCGCCGCGGCTTCCGACGCCACGCTGGCGCTGGACACAACCGCCCGTTCTGAAGACGCTCCTCCGCCGGATGACGCGCCCTCGCAGTCCCGCGCCGAGGAGGAGCAGCAGGTCCTGCTCCGCAAGCTGGCGACCATCGTCGAGGACGCTCGCACCTTCGAGCAGGACACCGGCGCCCACGTCCTCCACGTGGGCTTCCCCCTGCTCCACCTGCCCCCGGGCACCAAGGACAAGCGAGGCTTCGGCACCCGGCGCATCCTGGCCCCCATCGCCTTCGTCCCCGTTCGGCTCACGCTCAAGAAGGGCCGCGTGCCCTCCGTGGAGCTGGAAGGCGCCGAGGCCGGCGCGGACCGCGTGGCCCCCAACACCGCCCTGCTCGCCTGGGTGGAGCAGCAGACGGGCCAGCGGATTGGCGACGTCTTCGCGGACGAGGCGGGCCAGGACCCGTGGCGCGAGCTGAACGAGCTGGTGGCCGCCGTATGCAATGCCCTGGAGCTGCCCGCGCCCGCGCCCTTCACGCCGGAGACCCTCCTGGCCCCCGTTCCTCGCGGCGACGACGCGCAGCCCCAGGCCGCCGTGCTCCCCAGCGCCGTGCTCGGCCTGTACCCGCTGTCCAACCAGAGCCTCGTGGACGACATGCGCGCGCTCCTGGACGGCGAGCCCATCTCCGGGCCCCTGGAGAGCTTCCTCCGCGTGGACGTGTCGCTCGGCGAGCACGTGGGCCACGGCGGCAACGAGCCCAACCTGGAGGGCCACAAGCGCGCGGGCGAGGAGCGGCTCGTCACGCTCGCGGACCCGTGTCAGGCCCGAGCGGTGCGGCTGGCTCGCAGCAGCCGCGGGCTCGTCATCCACGGTCCTCCCGGCACGGGCAAGTCGCAGACCATCGCCAACGCCATCGGGGACCACCTGGCGCGAGGCGAGCGCGTGCTGCTCGTCTGTGACAAGCGCACCGCGCTGGACGTGGTGAAGCACCGGCTGGACCACCTCGGCCTGGGACACCTGTGCGCCGTCGTCCACGACGCCCAGCGGGACCAGCGCGACCTCTACATGGGCATCCGCGAGCAGCTCGACTCGCTGCCCGACGCGCGGACCGACGCGGCCGTGCCCAAGGAGCTGGCGCGCATCGACGCGGAGCTCCAGTCCCTCCATGACGAGCTGACCGCCGCCGACCGCGCCCTCTCCGAGCGTCCCGCTGGTGGCACCGCGCCCTCCTTCCACGAGCTGGTGGGCCAGTGGTTCTCCGTGGACGCCCCCACGGCGCTCACGCCCGCGGTGGCGAGCCTGGCCAACGCCCGGCTGGCCGACGTGACGACGCGCGAGCGCGAGGTGCGCGAGGCGCTGGAGCGCGGCGGCAAGGAAGGCTACCCGGAGAACCCCTGGCGCGAAGCCCTGGGCGAGGACCTGGCCACGTACCTCGCCACGCCCATGGCCACGTATCGCGAGCGGCTGAGCGCCGTGGACAGCGCGGCGCGGGACGCGGATGCGCTCGCGTCACCCGACGTACCCGTATTCGGCGCGGACCCTCGGGCGGAGGGCGCGGCGCGCGCCGCCTTCGCGGAGAAGCTGGCGCCGCTGCTGGAGTCGGCCCGGCCGGAGGTCCTCGCGCGCTGGGGCTCGGCCACGCCGGACGCGGTGCGGGCCGCGCGGACGCAGCTCGACGGGCTGACGGCGCAGCGACAGGTGCTCGCGGAGGGGCCGCTGGACGCGGAGCTGGCGCTGGTCCACCGCGAGCAACCCCAGGCCCTGGGCGTGCTGGCCACCGCGATGGCCGCGCTGGGCTCGTACCTGGACATCGCGCGCAAGTGGTACGCGTTCTTCTACTTCGCGCGGAAGGCCGGGGCCCGCCGGGTGCTCCAGCAGTTCGGCCTGACGCTGAGCGTCCTCGCCGCGGAGCGCGTCACGCGCTTCTTCACCGGCGTGAAAGCCCGCGCGCTGCTCACCGACTACCACCGCACCACGCTCGTCCCCGGCGACACCGGGGCGCTCACCGACGAGGCCCTGACCCAGACGCTTCGCACCCACGCGGCCCTCTTCGACCTGCTGGAGGAGCTGGAGCGCACGCCCCTGCTCGCGTCGTGCCGGGACGCGGTGCGCGCGGCCCTGACGGCCGACGCCGGGGCTCGCGCGGCGCTGGTCGCCGGGCTGCGGCAGTCCGCCGCCCGGGGTGAGGCCCTCGCGCGCCTGGAGGCCCGGCTCGGGGAGGCGGAGCTCTTCTCCGCGCCGTGGCTGGACGCGCGCTCGCGCGGGCTGCGCGCCGGAGAACGCCTGGCGACCACCTCCGCCGCGCTGCTGTCGCGGCTCCCCACCGTGGAGGGCCTGCTGCGCATGCGCGCGGTGCTCGCGGGCATGCCTCCCGCGCTGGAGTCCGCCGTGGAGCGGCTGGCGCGCCAGGGCGCGGAGGCCGATGCGGGCTGGCGCGCGGTGCTGAAGGCGACGCTGGCGGCGGAAGTCTCGGCGCGGCTGCGCGAGGAGCCCGCGCTGCAACACATCGACGCTGAGCGCGTGCGCGCGGCCCATTCACACTACCGGATGCTGGAGGAGAAGAAGCGGGGCCTCGTGCGCGACGCGCTGGTCCACCGCTGGACGCAGCGCCAGCGCGAGCGGCTGCTCGCGGGCACGGGTGGCCGGCTCAACGGGCAGGGCGCGGAGCTGCGCCGGCGGCTGATGCTCCGGGGCGAGCGCGCCATGCGCGTGCGCCAGGTCATCGCCACCGGACAGGCCATTGAAGGGGGCGACCCGCTCTTCGACGTCCGCCCCGTGTGGATGGCCAGTCCGCAGACGGTGGCGCAAATCTTCCCCCGCCGCCCCATCTTCGACGTCGTCATCTTCGACGAGTCCTCGCAGTGCAGGCTGGAGGAGGCCCTGCCCGTCCTCACCCGCGCCCACCGCGTGGTCATCGCCGGTGACCCGAAGCAGCTTCCCCCCACGCGCTTCTTCGAGTCCGCCGTGGTGCAGAGCGCGGAGCAGGAGGCCGAAACCGAGCAGGGCCTCTTCGAGGAGCAGCAAGCCGAGGTGGAGGACCTGCTGACGGCGGCGCTCAACCTCGACATCGACCAGTGCTACCTGGACGTGCACTACCGCTCGCAGAACGCGGACCTCATCGCCTTCAGCAACGACCACTTCTACGACAAGCGGCTCCAGGCCATCCCCGCGCACCCCTCCAACCGCGTGCCCCGCGCACCGCTGCGGCTGCTCCCGGTGACCGGCACCTACGAGAAGCGCACCAACCTGGTGGAGGCGCGCGCCGTGGGCTCGCTGGTGAAGGAGCTGCTCTCCCGCGCCGAGCCGCCATCCATTGGCATCGCGTGCTTCAACCTCACGCAGCGCGACACCATCAACGACGTCCTCGATGAGATGGCCGCCAGCGACGCGGCCTTCGCGGCGCGGCTGGCCGAGGCGCGCGTGCGCCGGGGCTCCGGCTCGTTCGAGGGGCTCTTCGTCAAGAACCTGGAGAACGTCCAGGGTGACGAGCGGGACCACCTCATCATCAGCACCACCTACGGCCCGGACCGGCAGGGCCGCTTCTACCGCCGCTTCGGCCCGCTGGGCAGCGCGGGCGGCGGCCGCCGCCTCAACGTGCTGGTGACCCGCGCGCGGGAGCAGATCCACCTCGTCACCTCGATTCCGCGCGAGGTCTACCAGTCGATGCAACCGCTCGAGGCGGGCCGGCAGCCCAATGGCGGCTGGCTCCTCTTCGCCTACCTGCGCTTCGCGGAGGCCCTGGAGGCGGACTACTCGCGGGAAGCCCGCCGTGAAGCGGAGGCCGAGGGCACCACGCCCCAGCCCGCCCAGGCCGCGGAGGTGTCCGTGCGCCCCACGGAGGCGGGCTCCACCTTCGCGCAGGCCCTGGCGGGCCACCTGGCCACCTGGCACCGCGTGTCCTCGCAGGTCCACTGGGGCAATGACGGCTTCTGCGTGGACCTCGCGCTCCAGCACCCCACCCGGCCGGGCGACGTCACCGTCGGCCTGCTGTGCGACGGCACGCGCTACCCCAAGGCGGTGGACCGCGTGGAGTGGGACCTCTTCCGCACGGGTGTGCTGGAGGCACAGGGCTGGCAGCTCGTGCGGATGTGGACGCCCTCCTTCTTCCGCGACCCGGAAGGCACCACCACCCAGGTGCTCCAGGCCGCGGGCGACAAGCTGATGCGCGAGCCCTCTACCTCACCCCAGGCGGCCACGTCCGCCCGGGGCGTGGTGCACTGA
- a CDS encoding HIT family protein, with amino-acid sequence MSDVLDVNAPCLGCGIVRGATRPVGGVIARAPGLVLHGVAGPSPVPGWVVISSAQHVRAWYDLEPDAASELGPFAARVMRAQREVLGAEHAYAFAIGDVLRHFHLHLIPRYPQTPQRLWGRAAFDAPPADHLPAPALEAAAQALSAALAG; translated from the coding sequence ATGTCGGATGTCTTGGATGTGAATGCCCCATGTCTCGGCTGCGGCATCGTGCGCGGCGCGACGCGGCCGGTGGGAGGCGTCATCGCGCGCGCGCCGGGGCTGGTGCTGCATGGCGTGGCCGGCCCCAGCCCCGTCCCCGGCTGGGTCGTCATCTCCAGTGCCCAGCATGTGCGCGCCTGGTATGACCTGGAGCCGGACGCCGCGAGCGAGCTGGGCCCCTTCGCCGCCCGGGTGATGCGCGCCCAGCGCGAGGTGCTGGGCGCCGAGCACGCCTACGCCTTCGCCATTGGCGACGTGCTGCGCCACTTCCACCTGCACCTCATCCCCCGTTATCCCCAGACGCCGCAGCGCCTCTGGGGCCGGGCCGCCTTCGACGCGCCCCCCGCAGACCACCTGCCCGCGCCAGCGTTGGAGGCCGCGGCCCAGGCGCTCTCCGCCGCGCTGGCGGGATGA
- a CDS encoding carboxypeptidase-like regulatory domain-containing protein, giving the protein MAVVPFLAFGCGDDLVDADGDGIADGVREPDSVTVVTPANPKGTVSGQVLSTDLRPLGGVTVEMTIGSSAEAVSASTDDKGNFTYTNVPAGSNVLLTFSMAGYATLRATAQVPSSAGNVPINNGNASFGPITLARLNGTLNFLVVTPQGRPAAGARATLEATPAGSISAGDVPSTSTGTAVSSVVVEATANEQGLVTFTGIPSASEMARLRNGSGQFKLWVSPMDSNGDGIPETGGYVSSYTGTEMVNNSTTRLISLPYSRPQNVPLSIESSNVASLRGAAADMHPLRNLVRVGEPIHVYFNQPIQQGSLLVRMTNEDARESLGVTATVNNGGYSATINPGVTVDGEEYNLDLRAVSAEGGSLYSAVGYFFAGAATGPAQATAIAESRYHETSTTLPTSGQLNLGENVYVYFTHPIASKVTSGHRVQVFFNIDLNNSGMLGDAVGEKGFLTGFDLTEDEPVAPLHTTTPIENPVFPVTKSGYTSRFRFAYPGPNNPNLLGTEITVGFSNLARRGAVGTYENIWGQPLTTDVAMMGIGVHPAAP; this is encoded by the coding sequence ATGGCCGTGGTTCCGTTCCTGGCGTTCGGCTGCGGAGACGACCTGGTCGACGCGGATGGAGATGGAATCGCGGACGGCGTGCGCGAGCCGGACAGCGTCACGGTGGTGACGCCGGCCAATCCCAAGGGCACGGTGTCCGGCCAGGTGCTGAGCACGGACCTGCGGCCGTTGGGCGGGGTCACGGTGGAGATGACCATCGGCAGCTCGGCGGAGGCGGTGTCGGCCTCCACGGATGACAAGGGCAACTTCACCTACACGAACGTGCCGGCCGGCTCGAACGTGCTGCTGACCTTCTCCATGGCGGGCTATGCCACGCTGCGCGCGACGGCGCAGGTTCCCTCGTCGGCGGGCAATGTCCCCATCAACAACGGCAACGCGAGCTTCGGTCCCATCACGCTGGCGCGCCTGAATGGCACGTTGAACTTCCTGGTGGTGACGCCGCAGGGCCGTCCCGCCGCGGGCGCCCGGGCGACGCTGGAGGCCACGCCGGCGGGCTCCATCTCCGCTGGCGATGTCCCCTCCACGAGCACGGGGACGGCGGTGAGCTCCGTCGTGGTGGAGGCCACCGCGAACGAGCAGGGCCTGGTGACCTTCACGGGCATCCCCAGCGCGTCGGAGATGGCGCGCCTGCGCAATGGCAGTGGCCAGTTCAAGCTGTGGGTGTCGCCCATGGACAGCAACGGCGACGGCATCCCGGAGACGGGCGGCTATGTCAGCTCGTACACGGGCACGGAGATGGTGAACAACAGCACCACCCGGCTCATCAGCCTGCCGTACTCGCGCCCGCAGAACGTGCCGCTGAGCATCGAGAGCAGCAACGTGGCCAGCCTGCGGGGCGCCGCCGCTGACATGCACCCGCTGCGCAACCTGGTCCGCGTGGGTGAGCCCATCCACGTGTACTTCAACCAGCCGATCCAGCAGGGGTCGCTGCTCGTGCGCATGACCAATGAGGATGCACGGGAATCACTGGGCGTGACGGCGACGGTGAACAACGGTGGCTACAGCGCGACCATCAACCCCGGCGTCACCGTGGATGGCGAAGAGTACAACCTGGACCTGCGCGCGGTGTCCGCTGAGGGCGGCTCGCTCTACAGCGCCGTGGGTTACTTCTTCGCGGGGGCCGCGACCGGTCCTGCTCAGGCGACGGCCATCGCGGAGTCCCGGTACCATGAAACGTCCACGACGCTCCCGACCTCGGGCCAGTTGAATCTCGGGGAGAACGTCTACGTTTACTTCACGCATCCGATTGCGAGCAAAGTCACGAGCGGGCACCGCGTTCAGGTCTTCTTCAACATCGACTTGAACAACAGCGGCATGCTTGGTGACGCGGTGGGTGAAAAGGGATTCTTGACTGGGTTCGACCTGACTGAGGATGAACCGGTGGCCCCGCTGCACACGACCACGCCTATCGAAAACCCCGTGTTCCCAGTCACCAAGTCGGGATACACCTCCCGGTTCCGTTTCGCCTATCCCGGACCGAACAATCCCAATCTGCTCGGAACCGAAATTACGGTGGGCTTCTCGAATCTTGCCCGTCGTGGGGCCGTCGGTACCTACGAGAACATCTGGGGTCAGCCTCTTACGACGGATGTCGCGATGATGGGAATTGGCGTGCATCCGGCTGCCCCTTAG
- a CDS encoding Ig-like domain-containing protein, translating to MTNSDVVVRASVSAGAPDTVELLVNGVVVAQLAPPYELRWSTSALDEGTHTFAVKAAMGGRTFVSEARSLVVDRTAPRLVQQMPLPGTRSVSVWQPIQAVFSEALEPGTVTSESVALLSDGAEIAAVPRLSPDGASLELIVEGALPVDTVVSVEFATSLTDLAGNAVVQPAEAWEWTAPGYLPLGGAVSRAPEEYETARFVSLSVDADDQPVVAYVNGSVRELLGVYVKRWDGSSWQPMGEVLGESEYGAYIANSILKTPDGRAPLVAWLQSVSGSPVSAHVRRWENGAWTAVGAPVNPLMESAGVGSFAFEANADGAMVMAFREYWGGQSQVSVWQWNGSAWAVLGGALKVNPTWSVNGLSLMLDTAGRPVVLWGETGPDQNTQVYIQRWNGTGWDTQAPPLTGLPRATALDGSDSLIRVGASLNSDGALDVLAFRFDGSSWVRMGSHVVGGLFPGRTDTGVSQLRIDKQGNMVALLVEPELADGPALSYVQRWDGAAWKPVGGLLRPRPDGVPQYSRLAMNDLGEPILARIEAIAGDFNRTHLYVYRPNN from the coding sequence GTGACCAACAGTGATGTCGTGGTCCGTGCGTCCGTGAGTGCAGGTGCTCCGGATACGGTGGAGTTGCTCGTCAACGGAGTCGTGGTTGCCCAACTCGCGCCGCCGTATGAACTGCGTTGGAGCACATCTGCCCTTGACGAGGGAACGCATACTTTCGCTGTGAAGGCGGCCATGGGGGGACGCACGTTTGTAAGTGAGGCAAGGTCGCTCGTTGTCGATCGGACAGCGCCACGACTGGTTCAGCAAATGCCTCTGCCGGGAACACGCTCTGTTTCGGTGTGGCAGCCCATTCAAGCTGTCTTCTCAGAGGCACTTGAGCCAGGAACAGTGACGTCCGAGTCCGTCGCGCTCTTGTCTGACGGCGCGGAGATTGCCGCCGTACCACGCCTTTCTCCAGATGGTGCTTCTCTGGAATTGATCGTGGAGGGAGCGCTTCCGGTGGACACCGTCGTGAGCGTGGAGTTCGCCACCTCTTTGACGGACCTCGCAGGGAACGCAGTGGTTCAGCCCGCCGAGGCATGGGAGTGGACGGCTCCTGGATACCTGCCCCTCGGGGGCGCTGTTTCGAGAGCGCCCGAGGAATATGAGACCGCAAGGTTCGTCTCCCTGTCGGTTGATGCGGATGACCAACCGGTTGTCGCTTATGTCAATGGCTCCGTGCGCGAACTGTTGGGGGTCTATGTCAAGCGTTGGGATGGAAGCTCCTGGCAGCCAATGGGCGAGGTTCTAGGAGAATCAGAATATGGCGCTTATATTGCTAATTCCATCCTCAAGACTCCTGACGGCCGCGCTCCGCTTGTTGCCTGGCTCCAAAGTGTATCGGGGAGCCCGGTTTCGGCGCATGTCCGCCGATGGGAGAATGGTGCATGGACTGCTGTAGGTGCGCCCGTGAATCCGCTGATGGAATCGGCAGGTGTTGGTTCTTTTGCGTTTGAAGCGAATGCAGACGGCGCCATGGTGATGGCGTTTCGTGAATACTGGGGAGGGCAGTCTCAGGTGAGTGTCTGGCAGTGGAATGGATCTGCCTGGGCGGTCCTGGGGGGCGCGCTCAAGGTCAATCCAACGTGGTCCGTGAATGGGCTGTCATTGATGCTGGATACGGCGGGTCGTCCTGTCGTTCTTTGGGGTGAAACGGGTCCAGACCAGAATACGCAGGTCTACATTCAGCGGTGGAATGGGACCGGGTGGGACACTCAGGCCCCTCCCTTGACTGGATTGCCTCGTGCCACTGCGCTGGATGGCTCCGATAGCCTGATTCGAGTAGGCGCGTCCCTGAACTCAGACGGCGCGCTGGATGTGCTGGCCTTTCGGTTCGACGGGAGTTCTTGGGTGCGGATGGGGAGTCATGTTGTCGGTGGGCTTTTCCCAGGGAGAACCGATACTGGCGTCTCGCAGCTTCGTATCGACAAGCAGGGCAACATGGTGGCCCTGCTTGTCGAGCCAGAGCTCGCTGACGGACCTGCGCTTTCGTACGTACAGCGCTGGGATGGTGCGGCCTGGAAGCCCGTAGGTGGTTTGCTGCGCCCCCGACCGGACGGAGTGCCCCAGTACAGCCGCTTGGCGATGAATGACCTGGGCGAGCCCATACTGGCCCGCATCGAGGCGATTGCTGGCGATTTCAACCGCACGCACCTCTACGTCTACCGCCCCAACAACTGA
- a CDS encoding response regulator: protein MKSTARTIPAEDMPTATEPAAGGNKKRVLVVDDFDDAREMYAEYLEFVGFEVDTARNGMEAVEKASEGEPDIILMDLSLPIMDGWEATRRIKQDSRTRDIPVMALTGHVLAGNAEHAMDAGADEFVAKPCLPQDLENKIRNMLKPSKGKVRGG, encoded by the coding sequence ATGAAGAGCACGGCGAGGACCATCCCGGCAGAGGACATGCCAACCGCCACGGAGCCCGCGGCGGGGGGGAACAAGAAGCGTGTGCTCGTGGTGGACGACTTCGACGATGCCCGGGAGATGTACGCCGAATACCTTGAATTCGTTGGCTTCGAGGTGGACACCGCCCGCAACGGCATGGAGGCGGTGGAGAAGGCCAGCGAGGGCGAGCCCGACATCATCCTGATGGACCTGTCCCTCCCCATCATGGATGGCTGGGAGGCGACGCGGCGCATCAAGCAGGACTCGCGCACCCGGGACATCCCCGTCATGGCCCTCACCGGCCATGTGCTCGCGGGGAACGCCGAGCACGCCATGGACGCCGGCGCGGACGAGTTCGTCGCCAAGCCCTGCCTGCCGCAGGACCTGGAGAACAAGATCCGGAACATGCTCAAGCCGAGTAAAGGGAAGGTCCGGGGCGGCTGA